The Sporosarcina luteola genome contains a region encoding:
- the msrA gene encoding peptide-methionine (S)-S-oxide reductase MsrA, translated as MAIQKATFAGGCFWCMVKPFDRYKGVLSVISGYTGGDVENPSYELVCTNSTGHREAVQITFDDSVISYEELLAIFWRQIDPTDAGGQFFDRGESYQTAIFTHSPEQEELAMKSKQELASSGKFDKPIKTEILKAKPFYPAEEGHQNYYAKNPAHYKRYSIGSGREQFKTEHWGDQS; from the coding sequence TTGGCAATTCAAAAAGCGACGTTCGCCGGAGGTTGTTTTTGGTGCATGGTAAAGCCTTTCGATCGGTATAAGGGTGTCTTATCTGTCATCTCCGGATATACGGGTGGAGATGTTGAAAACCCTTCATATGAACTCGTCTGCACAAATTCGACGGGACATCGTGAGGCAGTTCAAATCACCTTTGATGATTCTGTAATTTCATATGAGGAGCTGCTTGCTATCTTTTGGCGTCAGATTGATCCGACAGATGCAGGGGGGCAGTTTTTCGATCGAGGGGAATCATATCAAACAGCGATTTTCACCCACTCACCTGAACAAGAAGAGCTAGCCATGAAATCGAAACAGGAGCTTGCGTCTTCCGGTAAGTTCGACAAGCCGATCAAAACTGAAATTTTAAAAGCAAAACCATTTTATCCTGCGGAAGAAGGACACCAGAACTATTATGCGAAAAACCCTGCTCACTACAAACGGTACTCTATCGGATCGGGACGGGAGCAATTCAAAACTGAACATTGGGGTGATCAATCATGA
- a CDS encoding GDSL-type esterase/lipase family protein, producing the protein MRRIFLLIVFSFVLTGCQENAIYETTSFSEREGLALSDYRIPDYFIPEPVTVIGLGDSLTQGVGDELKRSGYFGRVALAMNDWKGVEEIDSINLAKRGRRSDQLIDQLETEDIQEQIKKADVIYMTIGGNDMMKIVKANLFNLTAKPFYVELGKFENRLDEIFKMIRGLNGDAVIVVAGLYNPLSIVTDEANEFETVIEDWNEAIEIQAIMDGKACFVPVVDLFVSNENMVYHSDFFHPNAKGYESMANRFIEKINQCGLMDLSDGKLDM; encoded by the coding sequence ATGAGAAGAATTTTCTTATTGATCGTCTTCTCATTCGTTTTAACAGGATGCCAGGAAAATGCCATATATGAGACAACATCATTTTCCGAAAGGGAAGGCTTGGCACTATCGGACTATCGAATTCCAGATTATTTTATTCCTGAACCTGTCACTGTCATAGGGCTTGGAGATTCACTTACCCAAGGTGTGGGGGATGAGCTGAAGAGAAGCGGATATTTCGGTCGTGTTGCACTAGCAATGAATGATTGGAAAGGTGTAGAAGAGATCGATTCAATAAACTTGGCCAAACGAGGAAGGCGAAGCGACCAATTGATCGATCAACTGGAAACGGAAGACATCCAGGAGCAAATTAAAAAGGCTGATGTCATCTATATGACAATCGGTGGAAATGACATGATGAAAATCGTCAAGGCGAATCTTTTTAATTTGACCGCAAAGCCGTTTTATGTCGAATTGGGTAAGTTTGAAAATCGGCTCGATGAAATATTTAAGATGATACGCGGATTAAATGGTGATGCAGTCATAGTCGTTGCCGGCTTATATAATCCGTTATCCATCGTCACCGATGAAGCGAATGAATTTGAAACTGTCATCGAAGATTGGAATGAGGCAATTGAAATTCAGGCGATCATGGACGGAAAGGCCTGTTTCGTTCCTGTCGTTGACTTATTTGTTAGCAATGAAAACATGGTATACCACTCCGATTTCTTTCATCCAAATGCGAAAGGATATGAATCGATGGCAAATCGCTTTATTGAAAAGATCAATCAATGCGGTTTGATGGATTTGTCGGATGGAAAATTGGATATGTAG
- a CDS encoding S41 family peptidase, which translates to MDEKEKNGGNEAETNYEPPAKRYIRMKPFSLVMLIFGLVLATAAVTFFALTTGEDKVVEVVSPQNPTAERKEFKKLYEAYDEMKKTYYNEIDESVVIDGAINGMIEALGDPFSDYLNEKEARQLTESISSSFEGIGAEIQELNGYINVVSPIKNSPAERAGLLPNDMIIAVDGKSIQGMSSSEAVLLIRGKKGTTVTLSVRRGEIGEPFDVKIERDVIPIETVYAEMLDNNIAHIHITSFSEHTYDELLAALAEMEDKGMEGLIVDVRQNPGGMLNTAIDISDLFVEKDKNLFQYEGKGNNPEVYVASDGKKVDVPVTLIIDDGSASASEILAGALKESANVPLIGIKTYGKGTVQTPKDLPDGSNLKLTTAKWLTPNGNWIHEKGIEPDIEVPYPSYAMLPFLDPSMEMKEGMVSPAIKTAEEMLSAVGYDPGEIDGLFDQTTETAVTELQKALSLKEDGILVGDTTYGLMNELRNKIHDEDPQLLKAKEVLLEQIKK; encoded by the coding sequence ATGGACGAAAAAGAGAAAAATGGCGGCAATGAAGCTGAAACAAACTATGAACCGCCGGCAAAACGTTATATACGAATGAAACCGTTCTCGTTAGTCATGCTCATATTCGGTCTCGTTCTTGCGACGGCCGCGGTGACTTTTTTTGCGTTGACGACAGGTGAGGATAAGGTCGTTGAAGTAGTCAGTCCTCAAAACCCGACGGCAGAGCGTAAGGAATTCAAAAAGCTATATGAAGCTTATGATGAAATGAAAAAAACCTATTATAACGAAATTGATGAATCGGTAGTTATCGATGGGGCAATTAATGGGATGATTGAAGCACTTGGTGATCCTTTTTCGGACTATTTGAATGAAAAGGAAGCACGTCAATTAACTGAAAGTATTTCTTCAAGCTTTGAAGGAATCGGTGCGGAAATTCAAGAGTTAAACGGGTATATTAATGTCGTTTCTCCTATAAAGAATTCGCCTGCGGAACGCGCTGGCCTTTTACCGAATGATATGATCATCGCAGTAGACGGCAAAAGCATTCAAGGCATGTCCTCATCAGAAGCTGTCCTTCTAATTAGAGGGAAAAAAGGGACAACGGTCACCCTTTCCGTCCGACGGGGTGAAATTGGAGAACCATTTGACGTGAAAATCGAAAGAGACGTCATTCCGATTGAAACTGTATACGCTGAAATGCTTGATAACAACATTGCTCATATTCATATTACAAGCTTTTCTGAACATACGTATGACGAATTATTGGCGGCCTTGGCTGAAATGGAAGACAAAGGAATGGAAGGCCTTATAGTGGATGTCCGTCAAAATCCAGGCGGCATGCTGAACACGGCAATCGATATTTCTGACCTATTCGTTGAAAAGGATAAAAACCTCTTCCAATATGAAGGCAAAGGAAATAATCCCGAAGTATATGTTGCCTCTGATGGTAAGAAAGTAGACGTTCCTGTGACACTGATCATCGATGACGGAAGCGCCTCTGCATCTGAAATTTTGGCTGGCGCATTAAAAGAATCTGCAAACGTACCTCTCATCGGCATTAAGACATATGGGAAAGGAACTGTCCAGACACCAAAGGATTTGCCTGACGGCTCCAACTTGAAATTGACGACAGCTAAATGGTTAACGCCTAATGGCAACTGGATACACGAAAAAGGAATTGAGCCAGACATCGAAGTTCCGTACCCATCTTACGCCATGCTTCCATTCCTTGATCCGTCAATGGAAATGAAAGAGGGAATGGTATCACCTGCAATCAAGACGGCAGAGGAAATGCTTAGCGCTGTTGGATATGATCCTGGAGAAATCGATGGACTGTTCGATCAAACGACGGAGACAGCTGTTACAGAGCTCCAAAAAGCATTATCCTTGAAAGAGGATGGCATTCTTGTTGGTGATACGACTTATGGATTGATGAATGAATTGAGAAATAAAATCCATGATGAAGATCCACAGTTGCTAAAAGCAAAAGAAGTTCTATTGGAACAGATCAAAAAATGA
- the deoD gene encoding purine-nucleoside phosphorylase, with protein sequence MSIHINAKKGDIADTILLPGDPLRAKYIAETFLEDVKQYNEVRNMFGYTGTYKGKRISVQGTGMGVPSISIYINELMQEYDVQKLIRVGTCGAIQKDVHVRDVILAQSATTNSPINRTFFNGVDYAPTADFDLLLKAYNAGLEKGLKLKVGNIFTEDFFYNEHAEHEKLAQYGVLAVEMEAAALYTLAAKFGRQALAVLTVSDHILTGEVTTAEERQTTFNDMIVVALEAAIQ encoded by the coding sequence TTGAGCATACATATTAATGCAAAAAAAGGCGATATTGCAGATACGATTCTCCTTCCGGGAGACCCATTGCGTGCGAAATATATCGCAGAGACATTCTTGGAAGATGTGAAGCAGTATAACGAAGTGAGGAATATGTTCGGATATACAGGAACATACAAAGGAAAGCGGATCTCTGTACAAGGTACAGGTATGGGTGTTCCGTCAATTTCGATTTACATCAATGAGTTAATGCAAGAATATGATGTACAGAAATTGATTCGCGTGGGTACTTGTGGAGCGATTCAAAAAGACGTGCACGTACGCGACGTTATTTTAGCGCAAAGTGCGACAACGAATTCGCCGATTAACCGGACGTTTTTCAACGGTGTCGACTATGCACCGACAGCAGATTTCGATTTATTGCTGAAGGCTTACAATGCAGGTTTGGAAAAGGGTCTGAAGTTGAAAGTTGGTAACATCTTCACAGAAGACTTCTTCTACAATGAGCATGCAGAGCATGAAAAGCTTGCGCAATACGGTGTGTTAGCTGTCGAAATGGAAGCTGCCGCCCTCTACACATTGGCTGCAAAATTCGGAAGACAGGCATTAGCAGTATTGACGGTAAGCGACCATATCCTTACTGGTGAAGTCACAACTGCTGAAGAACGCCAAACGACATTCAATGACATGATTGTTGTTGCACTTGAAGCTGCAATTCAATAA
- the msrB gene encoding peptide-methionine (R)-S-oxide reductase MsrB: MKEDLKMKLTDMQYYVTQENGTEPPFNNEFDSHYEEGIYVDIVSGKPLFSSKDKYDAGCGWPSFTKPIETEEVTEHFDTTHGMRRTEVRSRTADSHLGHVFPDGPGPAGLRYCINSAALRFIPADKLEEEGYGNYSRLFTD; encoded by the coding sequence ATGAAGGAAGATCTTAAAATGAAACTGACCGATATGCAATACTATGTGACACAGGAAAATGGAACGGAACCGCCATTCAATAATGAATTCGACAGTCATTATGAAGAGGGAATCTACGTAGATATCGTTTCGGGAAAACCGCTTTTTAGCTCCAAAGATAAATATGATGCAGGATGTGGTTGGCCGAGCTTCACTAAACCGATTGAGACCGAGGAAGTGACAGAGCACTTCGATACAACCCATGGAATGCGTAGGACGGAAGTACGGAGCAGAACAGCGGATTCCCATTTAGGACATGTTTTCCCTGATGGTCCCGGGCCTGCTGGTCTACGTTATTGCATCAATTCGGCAGCTTTACGATTTATACCTGCAGATAAGCTTGAAGAAGAAGGTTATGGCAACTATTCCCGTTTATTTACTGACTGA
- a CDS encoding DegV family protein: MKKIHIVTDSTADLIENYIDQYDIHVVPLTIHIDGKTYTDGVDLQPESFIQKMKGSKELPKSSQPAAGVFKQLYDHLGEDGSEIISIHMTGGMSGTVKSAEAAAEMTDSKVTVIDSMFISHALTFQVVEAAKMASEGRSVEEIVTRLVDVRKNTTLFVVVDMLDNLVKGGRIGKGKALIGSLLNIKPIATLQDGVYTPVGKARSHKQVVSQLFKAFKEETAGKIIRSIGISHANGMAMAEPLMQLMEESGWKDVKFSFTSPIISTHTGEGAIGFMYYTD; encoded by the coding sequence TTGAAAAAAATTCATATCGTTACCGACTCGACAGCGGATTTAATAGAAAACTATATTGACCAATACGATATCCATGTTGTTCCGCTTACAATCCATATTGACGGCAAAACATATACCGATGGAGTCGATTTACAGCCAGAATCATTCATACAAAAGATGAAAGGGAGCAAAGAGCTTCCTAAAAGTTCGCAGCCTGCCGCGGGTGTTTTCAAACAACTGTATGATCACCTCGGTGAAGATGGCAGTGAGATCATCTCTATCCATATGACAGGTGGAATGAGCGGAACTGTGAAATCGGCTGAAGCTGCTGCTGAAATGACCGATTCGAAAGTGACTGTTATTGACTCTATGTTCATTTCACATGCGTTGACGTTTCAAGTCGTGGAAGCTGCCAAAATGGCCAGTGAAGGAAGAAGTGTAGAGGAGATTGTTACGAGACTGGTTGATGTTCGTAAAAACACCACGCTTTTCGTAGTTGTCGATATGTTGGATAATCTCGTTAAAGGTGGACGTATCGGCAAAGGGAAGGCATTGATCGGATCTCTATTGAATATTAAGCCGATTGCAACTTTGCAAGACGGCGTCTATACACCTGTAGGGAAAGCACGAAGCCATAAGCAGGTCGTATCACAACTATTCAAAGCCTTTAAAGAAGAGACGGCAGGCAAAATAATCCGTTCAATCGGCATATCCCATGCTAATGGAATGGCAATGGCTGAGCCGCTTATGCAGCTAATGGAAGAATCAGGTTGGAAAGATGTCAAGTTCTCTTTCACTTCACCAATCATCAGCACACATACCGGCGAAGGCGCTATTGGATTCATGTATTATACCGACTGA
- a CDS encoding dihydrofolate reductase, with protein sequence MISLLVAYDLNRVIGIDNKMPWHIPEELKYFKKVTMGKAMVMGRKTFESIGRPLPGRLNIIVTRNKDYVADGVEVFHDLHKAIERAEAYSDEVVIIGGAEIFKLTMDIADRLYITVIRKEFDGDTFFPEIDDSWKLVSQSADQFTEDGIPYSYLIYDKMQK encoded by the coding sequence ATGATTTCTTTACTTGTGGCATATGATCTAAACCGGGTGATCGGCATTGATAATAAAATGCCGTGGCATATCCCGGAAGAGCTGAAATACTTTAAAAAAGTAACGATGGGCAAGGCCATGGTTATGGGAAGAAAAACGTTTGAATCAATTGGACGGCCGTTACCTGGCCGTTTGAATATTATCGTCACACGCAACAAAGATTATGTAGCCGATGGGGTAGAAGTGTTCCATGACCTCCACAAAGCAATTGAACGAGCGGAAGCGTATTCCGATGAAGTTGTTATTATTGGGGGCGCTGAAATCTTCAAGTTAACGATGGATATTGCTGATCGTTTATACATAACGGTCATCCGCAAAGAGTTTGATGGGGATACGTTTTTCCCTGAAATCGATGATAGCTGGAAACTTGTTTCTCAATCGGCCGATCAGTTTACGGAAGATGGGATACCATATTCGTACTTGATATATGATAAGATGCAGAAATAA
- a CDS encoding CAP domain-containing protein produces the protein MKKSMAVILLGSAFLLSNTNNAEASYSNNDLKVQNVQYYVYEGNYSAYNSKEVTQYINTYLNGLEKYFGKNIEVSLQQAEIPVMQPSEEKPMEQAKPAEQPKPAEQPKPAEQPKPVQQPQPIEQAKPVEKAEPVVEEKPVENSVQNENISAIEKAVLDLTNVERQKAGLQPLQIDKNLMNSARQKSTDMSRNNYFSHTSPTYGSPFDQMKANGVTYRSAAENIAMGQRSAEEVVKAWMESPGHRQNIMTPNFTHIGIGYDANGNYWTQQFIQK, from the coding sequence ATGAAAAAATCGATGGCAGTCATCTTGCTCGGTTCGGCGTTCTTATTGTCGAACACAAATAATGCTGAAGCTTCTTACAGCAATAACGACTTGAAAGTGCAAAACGTTCAGTACTATGTATATGAAGGGAACTATTCTGCGTACAATTCAAAAGAGGTTACTCAATATATAAATACGTACTTGAATGGACTTGAAAAGTATTTTGGTAAAAACATAGAGGTTTCTCTACAACAAGCTGAAATTCCGGTTATGCAACCGTCCGAAGAAAAACCTATGGAGCAGGCTAAACCGGCAGAACAACCGAAACCTGCAGAACAACCAAAACCTGCAGAACAACCAAAACCGGTTCAACAGCCTCAACCGATTGAACAAGCAAAACCTGTAGAAAAGGCAGAGCCTGTTGTGGAGGAAAAACCGGTTGAAAACTCTGTGCAAAATGAAAACATCTCCGCTATTGAAAAAGCGGTACTTGATTTGACCAACGTCGAAAGACAAAAGGCCGGATTGCAGCCTTTGCAAATCGATAAGAATTTAATGAACTCTGCTCGTCAAAAATCAACAGATATGTCGAGAAATAATTACTTCTCACATACGAGCCCGACATATGGCTCTCCTTTTGATCAAATGAAAGCGAACGGCGTTACATACCGTTCTGCTGCTGAAAACATCGCAATGGGTCAGCGTTCTGCTGAAGAAGTTGTGAAAGCTTGGATGGAGTCCCCGGGTCACAGACAAAACATTATGACACCGAACTTCACTCATATCGGCATTGGTTACGATGCAAACGGGAACTATTGGACACAACAGTTCATCCAAAAATAA
- the trhA gene encoding PAQR family membrane homeostasis protein TrhA has product MSEAFDYKNSREELWNAITHGIGFALSIPALVLLIIAGIEHGSATAVVSFTIFGVSMVLLFLMSTLLHSMPVKLKQLFSIFDHSAIYILIAGTYTPFLLVTIKGALGWSLFGVIWGLAIAGILFKVFFIHKYEAISLVFYIVMGWLIVSAIKPLYVNLPTEGFALLVIGGILYTFGSIFYAWRKIPFNHAIWHIFVIAGSASMFFCVLLYV; this is encoded by the coding sequence ATGTCCGAAGCTTTTGATTATAAAAATTCAAGAGAGGAACTTTGGAATGCTATCACACACGGTATTGGATTTGCGTTGAGCATCCCAGCCCTTGTCTTGCTCATAATTGCGGGAATAGAACATGGCAGTGCAACTGCGGTAGTCAGTTTCACTATTTTTGGAGTGTCCATGGTGCTTTTGTTCCTTATGAGTACACTTCTACACAGTATGCCTGTAAAACTGAAGCAATTGTTTTCCATTTTCGATCATTCCGCGATTTACATTCTTATCGCAGGCACATATACGCCATTTCTTCTAGTCACGATCAAAGGAGCCCTCGGATGGTCACTATTCGGAGTCATCTGGGGACTTGCCATTGCAGGAATACTTTTTAAAGTATTTTTCATCCATAAATACGAAGCCATTTCACTCGTCTTCTATATTGTGATGGGATGGTTGATCGTTTCTGCCATTAAACCGTTATATGTCAATTTGCCGACAGAAGGCTTCGCACTATTAGTTATCGGCGGAATCCTCTACACTTTCGGCTCGATTTTCTACGCATGGAGGAAGATCCCTTTCAATCACGCAATTTGGCATATCTTCGTCATCGCAGGCAGTGCTTCTATGTTTTTCTGCGTCCTCCTATATGTATGA
- a CDS encoding YozE family protein, with protein MDRSFYQFVLSFRGGNKDDEKSAFAEAVFNDHSFPKDEKGFDPLSRYLEEKADPEMPSIVFDELYTLYKERFQ; from the coding sequence ATGGATCGTTCTTTTTATCAATTTGTCTTATCATTCCGAGGCGGGAATAAAGACGATGAAAAATCCGCTTTTGCAGAAGCGGTGTTCAATGACCATAGTTTCCCTAAAGATGAAAAAGGCTTTGATCCGCTTTCCCGTTACTTGGAGGAAAAAGCAGATCCCGAAATGCCAAGCATTGTTTTCGATGAATTGTATACATTGTATAAAGAGCGGTTCCAGTAG
- a CDS encoding CobW family GTP-binding protein — MIDVYLLSGFLGSGKTSLLVNLISQLKEQGKKPAIFMNEFGSISVDSDTVGKEKDIPLKELLNGCICCTGSEKTEAQLQGLLEENNDIDVILIETTGAAHPVEALDSVYSPLFAERLQIRGIVTVADAKRWLERDKMSPQVRSLFMEQIRHAHVLLANKMDLLTESELATVSMELSNFNNSAPIIQTTNADISFSFIEKVLSNAQNMTGTSIVSGRNLPLSSKLITFDKPVDKDEFEEWVKSLPDTVYRMKGYVPVRGIPNPFLFQYAYGMVNWLPEYVKMEPKLVIIGEGINEIEYKEY, encoded by the coding sequence ATGATTGATGTATATTTGTTAAGCGGTTTTTTAGGCAGTGGGAAAACTTCATTATTAGTAAACTTGATTTCCCAACTGAAAGAACAAGGAAAGAAGCCAGCGATTTTCATGAATGAATTCGGCTCTATTTCAGTCGACTCTGATACAGTCGGCAAGGAAAAAGACATTCCTTTGAAAGAACTCTTAAATGGATGCATTTGTTGTACCGGTTCTGAAAAGACAGAGGCACAGCTGCAAGGACTGTTGGAAGAGAATAATGACATAGATGTCATATTGATTGAGACGACTGGTGCGGCCCATCCTGTTGAAGCTTTAGACTCGGTTTACTCGCCTTTATTCGCTGAAAGGCTTCAAATCAGAGGGATAGTAACTGTAGCAGACGCAAAAAGATGGCTGGAAAGGGATAAGATGTCACCGCAGGTACGATCATTATTCATGGAACAAATCCGCCATGCGCATGTTCTCTTGGCGAATAAAATGGATTTATTGACAGAATCGGAATTGGCAACCGTTTCGATGGAACTATCTAATTTCAATAATTCAGCGCCCATTATTCAAACTACTAATGCGGATATCTCTTTCTCCTTCATTGAAAAAGTGTTAAGTAACGCTCAAAATATGACAGGTACATCCATCGTTTCAGGCAGGAATCTACCTTTATCATCCAAGTTAATCACCTTTGATAAGCCTGTTGATAAAGATGAATTTGAAGAGTGGGTCAAATCATTACCAGATACGGTATACCGCATGAAAGGCTACGTACCGGTAAGAGGAATACCAAACCCTTTCCTTTTCCAATATGCATACGGAATGGTCAATTGGCTTCCGGAGTATGTGAAAATGGAACCGAAACTTGTAATCATCGGTGAAGGAATCAATGAGATAGAGTATAAGGAATACTAG
- a CDS encoding YpmS family protein, giving the protein MNLWKIGFFVLAAIIASAIIALVIFLESPGDSDPLPLNQYTPKGSVLSVKATRNDLEALANNYIRKAMKGDALPVTMLIKEDVRLNSELTAFGMTFPLMMHFDPVVLSDGNLMLKQTSMEIGELELPPSAVLSVLRDSFKLPPWMIVRPKEEEIFIHLSELEIAGNLQVRAKSVDLVNDNIELEVTIPND; this is encoded by the coding sequence GTGAATCTTTGGAAAATAGGTTTTTTCGTCCTTGCTGCAATAATAGCCTCCGCTATTATTGCCTTAGTAATATTTCTAGAAAGTCCGGGAGATTCGGATCCGCTTCCATTAAATCAATATACGCCGAAGGGCAGTGTATTGAGTGTCAAAGCGACGAGAAATGATTTGGAGGCGCTCGCGAATAATTATATCCGTAAGGCGATGAAGGGAGATGCACTTCCTGTCACAATGCTAATCAAGGAAGACGTCAGACTCAATTCTGAGTTGACTGCATTTGGGATGACATTTCCCCTCATGATGCACTTTGATCCGGTTGTTCTGAGTGATGGAAACTTAATGCTGAAACAGACTTCCATGGAAATCGGCGAATTGGAACTTCCTCCATCGGCCGTTTTAAGTGTATTGCGCGATTCGTTCAAGTTGCCTCCATGGATGATCGTCAGACCTAAAGAGGAAGAAATATTCATCCACTTATCGGAACTGGAAATCGCAGGGAATTTACAAGTTCGGGCTAAATCGGTCGATCTTGTGAATGATAATATTGAACTTGAAGTGACAATACCCAATGATTGA